The following DNA comes from Solanum stenotomum isolate F172 chromosome 11, ASM1918654v1, whole genome shotgun sequence.
gtaatttgtctagtacaaagttttaaaatatgattaatttgtaacgtttaaaatattcttagcataaatcaaatttaaatagaaaaatatattcttgtaggaatcttttttcaaataattaaaacttaatatgttaaacaatataatatatgaaaaatatcttcttattttctaaaatgtgtgatcaattaaattaattaagacATAAAACATGAAATATCAAGAGTATTAACTATGtggaagaattttttttgtatactactaacaaataagaaaaagttTTAGTATTCACATTTTTCTTACCACactttcattaaaaaaattaatttaatagtaCTTAGTAAATGATCAAATAATATGAGACAATTATTATCGATAAGATACTTATCTAATATGACACAAATGAAGTATTTTTTTACCACAATTATTTGGCCACAATGGAGTATGATGTGAACTTaatggtttaattttttatttttatccttttcttccaaaaaataattaatgaaaatgGCCACATATATCATATCGACGTTTTCCCTCATTTGTCATTATTGTATGAACAAATATGGATATTatgatcttttaaacatttgtGGCCATTTAGAACGTGCTTTACAAAAATGGTTGTttaaggattaaaaaaaaaaatggtacaaATGCAATAAAGGAAGATAACGATGTCCTAGAAAATAGCTAGATGGACATCGACATGatatatatcaaattatcatatcatatcaaatttttattatcctaatttttatattatgatatacattatttttttttggatatttaatacggtatttgatatttagaaacaatatatcgaaatatcaaatatcataccgaagtatatagttacataaataacatatatattattaaaatactaGAAAATATGCAACCTAATATTGGTAAAAACTAAAGGTTTAGACGTTAAAACTTGgactattttattttgattaacaAAAAGTCCAAAAAAGTTGTTTGTACTTTCTTTTGAATATAGATTTCTATATATGTAATGTGTTAGTAATTAATACGATACAATTGAGATCCTTTTAAATTATCAAAGTTAGAATACTCTATTATACGAGTATATATTAGTCGAAGTTGAACAAATTATGATTATCGATTTATTATACCGTAAAATATCGAAATTGAACTTCAAAATATCGAACAATACCAAATTAAATTGATATGATAAtgatataaatagttttaaaaaccgaatatcaaaatttcaaatataccATACCATATTCAACCCAACTTGCAAGAATATGTATGGAGATTGATGAATCCCTAtgaaaatatcaatattttatatattcctCAAACATAGAATATGCTAGCTCATAGTCTAGCAAAATTCTTTCCTAAATAGAGTTTCTTGGGATTCGACTTTCTCAAATTAGATTGTAAATGATGCACGAACATTATATGAACATTTGCaacaaattataatataatataatgaagTTGTTTACGGAAAAAAATTACCATCAatgattaatttgtttttttaaaggTAAAGTGCATTACAAAAAAGAGAACCATAAAGTTTAAAAGTTTATTCCAATATTCActttatacaagaaaaaaaaatctctagaagaaaagtattactccctccgtttcttTTTAGTTGGCATGTTGTAATTTTCGAAAGTCaacttgactaatttttaaagttaaattagattacattaattcaatattttaaataaaaaaatttagatatttaaaaactatacgaaaaagtactataaattgtaatcttttgcatatcaatatgatgaaaacatacataaaaaaatgttagtcaaaattcttatcgtttgactcaaaaaaaaatatcatgacaattaaaaaaggATGAATGGGAATAATTCCCTCGAATGAAGTTATACGAGACAAAGTGAATAGTGACCTTGTTATAATTTAcgtgtcttaatttttttaatttatattttatgtttaatacTTATATCTCACATCATATGTTAAAGAATATAATCTACGAAAAAATGTCttcttattttctaaaattttgtgaTCAATacctatatcaataattattttcttaatgaatgtgtcaagtcaaacagtgacaagtaaaaataaatcgAGAAATTATCCCTTATTTTATTGATGTGTGTAGATACATTGAATCTTTTGGaactattttcttcttttgctttaATTCTGGCAAATTCTTGTGGAAATTCAAATTCTTTGTAGTGGTTGACatatttattgtaaaaaaaaattaattacatcAAATGAGACAATTTTAACCAAGAAAAATATGCAtagttctttttaaaaaaatcatttctctTTCCAAAGtctttcaaagaaaaaattgcaTGGGGCCAAATGACTTCAAATTCCAATTTTCCACCATATGAAACCAAACATGAAAGTTTTGTCAAAGAAGGAAATAGCCTAGCACCTTTTAGGTGAGACAagataaaatcttttttatctttcataagaagtttcttagtatattgtatgtatattttttggaaaaatattttggccagaaaatttgatTAGAATTTGATCAAAATGGTATTTTacttatgttattttaccttgtTGAACATTTTTATCcatttaactttaataccttttaattaaaaaatgaaaaaaaaatcaatttattttaaaattaaaaaaatataataattttttgaaatttctagccaaattctgaccaaattttctggtcatttagcattacccataatttttagtaaaagtttttaataaagtGTACAAGATTGAAAATATATTGAACTCGTATCTTTTATGCAAGCTTCAATCTAACTTCATGCaaagcaaataaaaattaatcgaTTTCAACAAACAGATATCAGACACCGAAcataaaatcaaaacaaatacaAACTAACAAAAAGAGAAGCAAATTACCttgtaaattgaaaaaacaacCAATCAATATTCTTCAATcactaatatatataaataaaatcacaaaaaatgccAACTCAAACTTCTTCTCCGAAACACATCTCTCATCAACATGacaatcaataaaatcactagGAAAATATAAAAACCAAAAGTGTCCATTtactaaaaacaacaaaatataccaaaaacacccccacccccactccCACTCCCACCCCACCAACTCCATAAGTTGGTCTTCTCATTTTGCTTTCAAATCTAGAGAGTAACAAATTTTCTTGAAACTTGTTAAATTGTGTTCATATAAAGGAATAAAAGCATCAATGCTTCCATCTCCAATAAATGATGGCACAAGAAACATCATCCCTTCTATTGGATAATAAGAAGGCATAAAGACAAATGGACAACCAGTACCAAAATCCAAGTCATAAAATGGAAACCTCAACCAGCTATCAACTTCCAAATTTGGACTAAGTGAATCATCCTTCATGTTTGCACTTGGTATTAAATCCTGTCTAGTCAACACTTTCTCATCATTTGCAAAATCAATAAATGACTTGAAATATTTATCATCGACTTTAGTAATTGCATCATGAATAATCTTTGTTGCATAGTGAAGTGGCTCATCTAGTAAGTCCTTCACCATTGATGTTGGAAATGCCCATAAGACTATATTACCAAAAAATTCATCCGGAACTCTAGGTATAACTCTTCTCCTTCCATCAACCGATATTCGAATTTGAGTATTTTGTAACGCGTTTAAGTCACGTGATTTTGTAATAACCCTCCATAAATGGGCTATGAGACTTTCGAACGTGCTATAAGTTTTAGCCTTTCCATTCATAAAAGATGCATGCGCCTTGAGTTTCCCTAGGAACTCCAAGGTGAAATGGACTTTGTGGACtatgatatttttctctttattttcattgttGTAGACTTTGACTAACTCCTTGTTTACTAATTTGGACACGAATTCAGCCCCAACATGGTTGTACTCGACGAGGGGTGGATCCCGAGGGTGGAAAATAGCACGATCGTTCATCGGGAGGGGTGCAATTTCCATCCCTCGGCATGCTTGACCCCATGCTACAAAAAAGTTGCTTGCAGCGTGACCGTCAGCTATCATGTGGTGGCCGGTGAAACCGACCACCACAGAGCCACACGTGAAACGTGTGACTTGGACTTGGATTAGCTCCACTACATCCTTTAAACTAGGATGTAAGGAGAGCATAGAGGGCGAAGGCTTTAAGGGCAATACTTCGTCCAACGAGGCGTCTATTGACGCCTCGATGAATCGAACACCCTCATCATTGAGAAAAACTCCTCGATTACCGTGTTCATCTTCACCTATTCTCCCAGCCCACTCTCGATAAATCGATAACGTCTTACGAAGTCCCGTTTCGATAGTGGATGTGGGAGGGGTGGGTGGTCTATAGGCATAAATCAAAGCCATTAGAGTATCAAATGTTACATTGTCAAATACATTGAAAGGAATATGTGCTGTAGTTGAAGGTGGAATTCCTTCATACAATGGCTTGATGATTTTTGAACTCTCAATTTTCACATTCATGGCTactaaactttttctttttgtgtgtgTATGTATTTTCTTCTCTAGAGagttgtattttattttttttgtgatgtaAATTCTAGGCACTAGTTGGCTTGTTTATATAAGAAAAGAAATGTTCCTTTATTGGGGGCctccattatttttaaattcaggtttttaattttctcaaaaagattGCATTTAAAATTCTCGACAATAGGAAGTTTGGCCAGTTTGTACTTCTACTAATAATACTTCCTCcgtattatattaattgtccacatttttaaaaattattctcttaaattcttttccttattattttttatttatttactatatcAGATTTTTCACATTTACTTGTCAGttgtcacttttaatatattataaaaagataattattttaattaatccctctttaaattatttttcaaaatttaatacttaaattaattaacaGATATAATGTGATaaaattatgacttatgttaatcattattttcttaataaatatattaaattttattgtgaTAACTAAAAATGAATCGAGAAAGTTCATTGATAAATTaccctttttatttatatatttttttaaaacgtaTGAGAATAAAAATGAACAACTAATGTAGAACGAAGACGGTATAATATGCCAAGTTTTGAGGATTTCAGAAACCACGTGGTTGAATATTCAAAATTCCTCTGCTATTTAGTGGTACCTACGCGGCGAACAAACAGATATATCTTTAGTATATCATACTTTATTCGTcgtatttaatttattattattctcaaataatttttatttaattatatttttagtgtttataatttcaaaatttattatagcTACTAAATCTTTAGAActttaaaattaacaaaaaactTGCTTCTTAAatcttttccctttttgaaCTATACTAAAAGTATTTGTATTatgataaacaaaaataaataaataaaataatttagaacaTTTTTAAGAaggtttatattttttaaaataacttctcAACCTTCTTATAtgaaattcttttttctttggtcAGAAAACTCTTATTCAGATAAATAtaacatttattatata
Coding sequences within:
- the LOC125845183 gene encoding agmatine coumaroyltransferase-2-like — its product is MNVKIESSKIIKPLYEGIPPSTTAHIPFNVFDNVTFDTLMALIYAYRPPTPPTSTIETGLRKTLSIYREWAGRIGEDEHGNRGVFLNDEGVRFIEASIDASLDEVLPLKPSPSMLSLHPSLKDVVELIQVQVTRFTCGSVVVGFTGHHMIADGHAASNFFVAWGQACRGMEIAPLPMNDRAIFHPRDPPLVEYNHVGAEFVSKLVNKELVKVYNNENKEKNIIVHKVHFTLEFLGKLKAHASFMNGKAKTYSTFESLIAHLWRVITKSRDLNALQNTQIRISVDGRRRVIPRVPDEFFGNIVLWAFPTSMVKDLLDEPLHYATKIIHDAITKVDDKYFKSFIDFANDEKVLTRQDLIPSANMKDDSLSPNLEVDSWLRFPFYDLDFGTGCPFVFMPSYYPIEGMMFLVPSFIGDGSIDAFIPLYEHNLTSFKKICYSLDLKAK